From Xyrauchen texanus isolate HMW12.3.18 chromosome 9, RBS_HiC_50CHRs, whole genome shotgun sequence, the proteins below share one genomic window:
- the LOC127649360 gene encoding gastrula zinc finger protein XlCGF57.1-like isoform X1, with the protein MCDPEPCRIKSEDTEELIDLMDVKEESQELNEVEEKHQNQEPHYSTTGEESSICLQTENHFSLKRIEAKKSFTCYHCGKNFSYKCHLEDHERIHSGERPFTCTQCGMSFKQIGHLKSHLKIHSGEKPFTCPQCGKSFTQKVSLKYHMNIHTGEKPFTCTQCGKSYIQKGNLKYHMKIHSGEKPFTCPQCGKSFTCKGNLKNHMKIHTVEKPFTCPQCGKSFIRKGLFKEHMKIHSGESSYTCHHCGKSFPYKGHLEEHIRIHTGEKPFTCSQCGKGFAQQGHLTFHIRIHTGEKPFTCHQCEKSFTRAQSLKFHLQFHSGEKPFNCDQCGLKFVTSSNFRRHLKTHSNERPYACSICGKSFLFAKYLNDHQIIHTGVRAHVCSECGKAFTRLKDLKRHRRIHSGEKVFTM; encoded by the coding sequence ATCTGATGGacgtgaaagaggaaagtcaagagctgaatgaagtggaggagaaacatcagaATCAGGAACCTCATTATTCCACAACTGGTGAAGAATCTTCTATTTGCTTACAGACTGAGAATCATTTTTCACTAAAAAGAATAGAAGCCAAGAAATCTTTCACCTGCTATCATTGTGGGAAGAATTTCTCTTACAAATGTCATCTTGAGGATCATGAAAGGATTCACTCTGGAGAGAGGCCTTTCACATGCACTCAGTGTGGGATGAGTTTCAAACAGATAGGACATcttaaaagtcatttaaaaattcACTCTGGGGAGAAGCCTTTtacatgccctcagtgtggaaagagtttcacacaaaagGTAAGCCTTAAGTATCACATGAacattcacactggagagaagccttttacatgcactcaatgtggaaagagttacaTACAAAAAGGAAACCTTAAGTATCATATGAAAATCCattctggagagaagcctttcacatgccctcagtgtggaaagagtttcacatgtaAAGGAAACCTGAAGAAtcacatgaaaattcacactgtagagaagccttttacatgtcctcaatgtggaaaaagtttcatACGTAAAGGATTATTTAAGGAGCATATGAAAATTCACTCTGGAGAGAGCAGTTATACATGTCATCATTGTGGGAAGAGTTTCCCTTATAAAGGACACCTTGAGGAgcacataagaattcacactggagaaaagcctttcacatgctctcagtgtggaaagggtTTTGCACAACAAGGACATCTTACGTTtcacataagaattcacactggagagaaaccttttacatgccatcagtgtgaaaagagtttcacacgGGCACAAAGTCTGAAATTTCATCTGCAGTTTCACTCTGGAGAAAAGCCATTTAACTGCGATCAGTGTGGACTGAAATTCGTTACATCATCAAACTTTAGAAGACACCTAAAAACGCACTCAAATGAGAGGCCCTATGCGTGTTCAATTTGTGGGAAAAGTTTTTTGTTTGCAAAGTATTTAAATGACCACCAGATTATACATACAGGTGTTAGAGCTCATGTGTGCTCGGAGTGTGGAAAAGCCTTTACTAGACTTAAAGACTTGAAGCGGCACAGAAGAATCCATTCTGGAGAAAAAGTGTTCACAATGTGA
- the LOC127649360 gene encoding gastrula zinc finger protein XlCGF8.2DB-like isoform X2, with translation MDVKEESQELNEVEEKHQNQEPHYSTTGEESSICLQTENHFSLKRIEAKKSFTCYHCGKNFSYKCHLEDHERIHSGERPFTCTQCGMSFKQIGHLKSHLKIHSGEKPFTCPQCGKSFTQKVSLKYHMNIHTGEKPFTCTQCGKSYIQKGNLKYHMKIHSGEKPFTCPQCGKSFTCKGNLKNHMKIHTVEKPFTCPQCGKSFIRKGLFKEHMKIHSGESSYTCHHCGKSFPYKGHLEEHIRIHTGEKPFTCSQCGKGFAQQGHLTFHIRIHTGEKPFTCHQCEKSFTRAQSLKFHLQFHSGEKPFNCDQCGLKFVTSSNFRRHLKTHSNERPYACSICGKSFLFAKYLNDHQIIHTGVRAHVCSECGKAFTRLKDLKRHRRIHSGEKVFTM, from the coding sequence ATGGacgtgaaagaggaaagtcaagagctgaatgaagtggaggagaaacatcagaATCAGGAACCTCATTATTCCACAACTGGTGAAGAATCTTCTATTTGCTTACAGACTGAGAATCATTTTTCACTAAAAAGAATAGAAGCCAAGAAATCTTTCACCTGCTATCATTGTGGGAAGAATTTCTCTTACAAATGTCATCTTGAGGATCATGAAAGGATTCACTCTGGAGAGAGGCCTTTCACATGCACTCAGTGTGGGATGAGTTTCAAACAGATAGGACATcttaaaagtcatttaaaaattcACTCTGGGGAGAAGCCTTTtacatgccctcagtgtggaaagagtttcacacaaaagGTAAGCCTTAAGTATCACATGAacattcacactggagagaagccttttacatgcactcaatgtggaaagagttacaTACAAAAAGGAAACCTTAAGTATCATATGAAAATCCattctggagagaagcctttcacatgccctcagtgtggaaagagtttcacatgtaAAGGAAACCTGAAGAAtcacatgaaaattcacactgtagagaagccttttacatgtcctcaatgtggaaaaagtttcatACGTAAAGGATTATTTAAGGAGCATATGAAAATTCACTCTGGAGAGAGCAGTTATACATGTCATCATTGTGGGAAGAGTTTCCCTTATAAAGGACACCTTGAGGAgcacataagaattcacactggagaaaagcctttcacatgctctcagtgtggaaagggtTTTGCACAACAAGGACATCTTACGTTtcacataagaattcacactggagagaaaccttttacatgccatcagtgtgaaaagagtttcacacgGGCACAAAGTCTGAAATTTCATCTGCAGTTTCACTCTGGAGAAAAGCCATTTAACTGCGATCAGTGTGGACTGAAATTCGTTACATCATCAAACTTTAGAAGACACCTAAAAACGCACTCAAATGAGAGGCCCTATGCGTGTTCAATTTGTGGGAAAAGTTTTTTGTTTGCAAAGTATTTAAATGACCACCAGATTATACATACAGGTGTTAGAGCTCATGTGTGCTCGGAGTGTGGAAAAGCCTTTACTAGACTTAAAGACTTGAAGCGGCACAGAAGAATCCATTCTGGAGAAAAAGTGTTCACAATGTGA